One genomic region from Streptomyces sp. Li-HN-5-11 encodes:
- a CDS encoding NAD(P)H-hydrate dehydratase produces MRTAYSVETVRTAERALMARLPDGALMQRAAAGLAAACADLLGRVYGRRVVLLVGSGDNGGDALYAGARLARRGAGVAAVLLAPDRTHPGGLAALRRAGGVVAAPATAEDLIDRADLVIDGIVGIGGKGGLRPDAAPLAERAALSRAAVVAVDLPSGVEADSGEVRGAAVRADLTVTFGTHKPGLLIDPAREYAGTVRLVDIGLDPELPAEPELEALQHADVAALLPSPAAESDKYRRGVVGIAAGSTRYPGAAVLAVSGALRGGAGAVRYVGPAAQAVIARFPETLVSDRGPHKAGRVQAWVVGPGAGDDAGTVAEVLAEDVPVLVDADGLRLADRGAVRARTAPTLMTPHAGEAAALLGVAREEVEAARLSAARELAARYGATVLLKGSTTLVASPQGGPVRVNPTGTPWLATAGSGDVLSGLAGSLLAAGLTALDAGSAGAYLHGLAGRFAAHGAPVGAHDVADMIPEAWRDVRD; encoded by the coding sequence ATGCGTACCGCGTACAGCGTAGAGACGGTCAGGACAGCCGAGCGCGCGCTCATGGCGAGACTCCCCGACGGCGCGCTCATGCAGCGGGCCGCCGCCGGACTCGCCGCGGCCTGCGCGGACTTGCTGGGGCGGGTGTACGGGCGCCGGGTCGTGCTCCTCGTCGGCAGCGGGGACAACGGCGGCGACGCGCTGTACGCCGGCGCCCGGCTGGCGCGTCGCGGCGCCGGTGTCGCCGCGGTACTGCTGGCCCCCGACCGTACGCACCCCGGAGGGCTCGCGGCCCTGCGCCGCGCGGGCGGCGTGGTCGCCGCGCCCGCCACCGCCGAGGACCTCATCGACCGGGCCGACCTCGTCATCGACGGCATCGTCGGCATCGGCGGCAAGGGCGGCCTGCGCCCCGACGCCGCGCCGCTGGCCGAGCGGGCCGCGCTCTCCCGGGCGGCCGTCGTCGCCGTGGACCTGCCGAGCGGGGTCGAGGCCGACAGCGGTGAGGTGCGCGGCGCCGCCGTACGAGCCGACCTCACCGTCACCTTCGGCACGCACAAGCCGGGGCTGCTCATCGACCCGGCCCGCGAGTACGCCGGTACGGTCCGGCTCGTCGACATCGGCCTGGACCCCGAGCTGCCCGCCGAACCGGAGCTCGAAGCACTGCAACACGCCGACGTGGCGGCCCTGCTGCCGTCGCCCGCCGCCGAGAGCGACAAGTACCGCCGGGGCGTCGTCGGCATCGCCGCCGGTTCCACGCGCTACCCGGGCGCCGCCGTGCTCGCGGTGTCGGGCGCTCTGCGCGGCGGGGCCGGCGCGGTGCGCTACGTCGGCCCGGCGGCGCAGGCCGTGATCGCACGCTTCCCGGAGACCCTCGTCTCCGACCGGGGGCCGCACAAGGCGGGCCGCGTGCAGGCGTGGGTCGTGGGCCCCGGCGCCGGGGACGACGCCGGCACCGTCGCCGAGGTGCTCGCGGAGGACGTACCCGTGCTGGTCGACGCGGACGGCCTGCGCCTCGCCGACCGCGGCGCCGTACGGGCCCGTACCGCCCCGACCCTGATGACCCCGCACGCCGGAGAGGCCGCCGCGCTGCTCGGCGTGGCGCGGGAGGAAGTGGAGGCCGCGCGGCTGTCCGCGGCCCGCGAACTCGCCGCCCGGTACGGCGCGACGGTCCTGCTCAAGGGCTCGACCACCCTCGTCGCCTCCCCGCAAGGCGGCCCCGTACGGGTCAACCCGACCGGAACCCCGTGGCTCGCCACGGCCGGGAGCGGGGACGTGCTGTCGGGGCTGGCCGGTTCGCTGCTCGCGGCGGGGCTGACGGCGCTGGACGCGGGAAGCGCGGGGGCCTACCTGCACGGGCTGGCCGGCCGTTTCGCCGCGCACGGCGCGCCGGTGGGCGCACACGACGTGGCGGACATGATCCCGGAAGCGTGGCGGGACGTACGGGACTGA
- the alr gene encoding alanine racemase has translation MNETAHPRTAPLRARAEIDLAALRANVRALRDRASGAALMAVVKSDAYGHGAIPCARAAVAAGATWLGTATPEEALALRAAGLTERVMCWLWTPGGPWREAIEAGLDLGVSAMWALAEVRAAARAAGRTARVQLKADTGLGRNGCPPADWPDLVAEALRAEAEGTVRVTGLWSHFACADEPGHPSVAAQLTRFHEMVAYAERQGVRPEIRHIANSPATLTLPESHFDLVRTGIALYGISPSPGIGTPHDFGLRPAMTLAASLALVKHVPGGHGVSYGHQYVTPGETTLGLVPVGYADGIPRHASGSGPVLVGGKWRTVAGRVAMDQFVVDLGGDEPEVGAEAVLFGPGDRGEPTAEDWAQASGTIAYEIVTRIGTRVPRVYVNEEPDGEREGDRAAQDG, from the coding sequence ATGAACGAGACAGCACACCCGCGGACGGCACCCCTGCGCGCCCGCGCCGAGATCGACCTGGCCGCCCTGCGGGCCAATGTGCGGGCCCTGCGCGACCGGGCGTCCGGCGCGGCCCTCATGGCGGTGGTCAAGTCCGACGCCTACGGCCACGGCGCGATCCCGTGCGCCCGCGCGGCCGTGGCCGCCGGCGCGACCTGGCTGGGTACCGCCACGCCCGAGGAGGCCCTCGCCCTGCGCGCGGCGGGCCTGACGGAACGCGTCATGTGCTGGCTGTGGACGCCCGGCGGGCCCTGGCGGGAGGCGATCGAGGCCGGCCTGGACCTCGGGGTGAGCGCGATGTGGGCCCTGGCGGAGGTCCGCGCGGCGGCCCGCGCCGCCGGACGCACCGCGCGCGTACAGCTGAAGGCCGACACCGGGCTCGGACGCAACGGCTGCCCGCCCGCCGACTGGCCGGACCTCGTCGCCGAGGCCCTGCGAGCCGAGGCCGAAGGAACCGTCCGCGTCACCGGGCTGTGGTCCCACTTCGCCTGCGCCGACGAGCCGGGACACCCCTCCGTCGCCGCCCAGCTCACCCGCTTCCACGAGATGGTCGCGTACGCCGAACGGCAGGGCGTGCGCCCCGAGATCCGGCACATCGCCAACTCGCCCGCCACGCTCACCCTCCCGGAGTCGCACTTCGACCTCGTCCGCACCGGCATCGCCCTCTACGGCATCTCGCCCAGCCCCGGGATCGGCACCCCGCACGACTTCGGGCTGCGCCCCGCGATGACCCTGGCCGCCTCACTGGCCCTGGTGAAGCACGTGCCGGGCGGGCACGGCGTCAGCTACGGGCATCAGTACGTCACTCCGGGCGAGACCACCCTCGGCCTGGTGCCCGTCGGTTACGCGGACGGCATCCCGCGCCACGCCTCCGGCAGCGGACCGGTCCTCGTCGGCGGCAAGTGGCGTACGGTCGCGGGGCGGGTCGCCATGGACCAGTTCGTGGTCGATCTGGGCGGAGACGAGCCCGAGGTTGGCGCGGAGGCCGTACTGTTCGGGCCCGGCGACCGCGGCGAGCCCACCGCCGAGGACTGGGCGCAGGCCTCGGGCACCATCGCCTACGAGATCGTCACCCGCATCGGAACGCGCGTCCCCCGCGTCTATGTGAACGAGGAACCAGACGGGGAACGCGAGGGAGACCGAGCCGCCCAGGACGGGTGA